One window of the Endomicrobium proavitum genome contains the following:
- a CDS encoding peptidase U32 family protein gives MKKPELLLPAGSLLKLKTAFLYGADAVYAGAPDMSLRAKSKFPLEDIKEGINFAHALGKKVYLTLNLFSHNKDVEKLPAFVETVKSLSCDGVIISDPGIFQYVRKEMPNMPLHVSTQANVCSWLTVNFWKNTGAALCVLGREVSFKESLEIRKKCEGIKLEIFVHGAMCVSYSGRCLMSAFMAQRSANSGACAHSCRWRYKTKLVMEEELRPGEYLEMHEDNRGTYILNSKDLCLMPKLNEILEAGFDSFKIEGRNKTEYYVAQTARVYRKAIDDYFENPKNWRADAYMQELATLQNRGYTLGFFDGIPDDSAQDYNDATSRSAWRNAGAVKENKDGFLKIEVKHKLKKGGEIEFLSPFKFEPVKIVLDKIYDCKNNFLTEEVNPGIAHQSVRIPVDENIAKLLPENTILRLKI, from the coding sequence ATGAAAAAACCGGAACTTTTATTACCGGCGGGTTCTCTTTTAAAATTAAAAACCGCTTTTCTTTACGGCGCGGACGCGGTATATGCCGGCGCGCCGGATATGTCTTTGCGCGCAAAATCAAAATTTCCGCTTGAAGATATAAAAGAGGGAATTAATTTTGCGCATGCGTTGGGCAAAAAAGTTTATCTTACGCTTAATTTATTTTCACATAATAAAGATGTTGAAAAACTTCCGGCTTTTGTTGAAACTGTTAAATCTCTTTCCTGCGACGGCGTAATAATTTCAGACCCCGGTATTTTTCAATACGTGCGAAAAGAAATGCCGAATATGCCGCTGCATGTTTCAACGCAGGCTAATGTGTGCTCGTGGCTTACGGTAAATTTCTGGAAAAACACCGGCGCGGCTCTTTGCGTTTTAGGCAGAGAAGTAAGTTTTAAAGAATCGCTGGAAATTAGAAAAAAATGCGAAGGCATTAAACTTGAAATTTTTGTGCACGGCGCAATGTGCGTAAGCTATTCGGGAAGGTGCTTAATGTCTGCGTTTATGGCGCAGCGCAGCGCAAACAGCGGAGCCTGCGCGCATTCCTGCAGGTGGAGGTATAAAACAAAACTTGTTATGGAAGAGGAGCTTCGCCCGGGCGAGTATCTTGAAATGCACGAGGACAACAGAGGCACATATATTTTAAATTCCAAAGATTTATGTTTAATGCCAAAACTAAATGAAATTTTAGAAGCCGGTTTTGATTCTTTCAAAATTGAAGGCAGAAATAAAACCGAATATTACGTTGCGCAAACCGCGCGCGTTTACAGAAAGGCCATAGACGATTATTTTGAAAACCCAAAAAACTGGCGGGCGGATGCATATATGCAGGAGCTTGCAACTTTGCAAAACCGCGGTTATACATTAGGTTTTTTTGACGGAATCCCCGATGATTCGGCGCAAGATTATAATGACGCCACAAGCAGAAGCGCTTGGCGCAACGCCGGCGCGGTAAAAGAAAATAAAGACGGGTTTTTAAAAATAGAAGTTAAACATAAATTGAAAAAAGGCGGCGAGATAGAATTTTTATCGCCTTTTAAGTTTGAACCGGTAAAAATAGTTTTAGATAAAATTTACGATTGTAAAAATAATTTTTTGACCGAAGAAGTAAACCCGGGCATAGCGCATCAGTCGGTAAGAATTCCGGTGGATGAAAACATTGCAAAGCTGCTGCCGGAAAATACTATTTTAAGGCTGAAAATATAA
- a CDS encoding ABC transporter permease codes for MRRIYKIIIRETKYIFSNKLLIFALLAFPVADFLFLGGVYISQELNKMPVAVIDNDNSKISKNIIRYINSSPEMEIKYRVANTAELKDLFDRQKVFMGIYIPRELQKNIKKQKPQKVIIFINSSNYISANLIDADITTIIAVVSAGIKYKTLTKRGFSSKQSRELIQQIKPETAKLFNPALNYNLYLTPGLWLSVIQQLLILFGGLTLASEFDFKTLRSMLAVTRKSIFKALIGKTLFYIFIGCIHFFILYEILFKIFQIPIAYSAGAAMLVSAVFAFAAISLGLLLAAILKTRFNTLKGCLLISAPAFLLSGYTWPLELMPAPIRTFVQIIPLTSFLKAFKKIYQENLGIEFFYPYVLQLLILGVLFFAAAWAIVNFRINKTGILNEL; via the coding sequence ATGCGACGAATTTACAAAATAATTATCCGCGAAACTAAATATATTTTTTCAAACAAGCTGCTGATTTTTGCGCTGCTGGCGTTTCCAGTTGCTGATTTTTTATTTCTCGGCGGCGTTTATATTTCGCAAGAATTAAACAAAATGCCGGTGGCGGTAATAGACAATGATAATTCCAAGATATCTAAAAACATTATTCGCTACATAAATTCCTCGCCGGAAATGGAAATTAAATACAGAGTTGCAAATACCGCTGAACTTAAAGATTTGTTTGACCGCCAAAAAGTATTCATGGGTATTTATATACCAAGAGAGTTGCAAAAAAATATTAAAAAACAAAAACCTCAGAAAGTGATAATTTTCATAAACTCTTCAAACTACATAAGCGCAAATCTTATAGACGCCGATATCACAACAATTATAGCCGTTGTCAGCGCAGGCATAAAATATAAGACTCTTACAAAAAGAGGGTTTTCTTCAAAACAATCGCGGGAGCTTATACAGCAGATAAAACCTGAAACCGCAAAACTTTTTAATCCGGCGTTAAACTACAACTTGTATCTTACCCCAGGGCTTTGGCTTTCCGTTATACAACAGCTTCTAATTCTTTTCGGAGGGCTTACATTAGCTTCCGAATTTGATTTTAAAACTTTAAGATCAATGCTTGCCGTAACAAGAAAAAGTATTTTTAAAGCGCTTATAGGTAAAACTTTATTTTATATTTTTATAGGATGCATTCATTTTTTCATTCTCTATGAAATACTTTTTAAAATTTTCCAAATTCCTATAGCCTATTCGGCCGGCGCGGCAATGCTTGTAAGCGCAGTATTTGCGTTTGCCGCAATTTCTTTAGGGCTATTGCTTGCGGCAATTTTAAAAACCCGTTTTAACACTCTCAAGGGCTGCCTGCTTATTTCTGCCCCCGCATTTCTGCTTTCAGGTTACACTTGGCCGCTTGAACTTATGCCTGCGCCAATAAGAACGTTTGTGCAAATTATTCCTCTCACTTCGTTTCTAAAGGCTTTTAAAAAAATATATCAGGAAAATTTAGGCATAGAATTTTTTTACCCTTATGTTTTACAGCTTTTAATTTTGGGCGTATTATTTTTTGCCGCAGCGTGGGCAATTGTAAATTTCAGAATTAATAAAACGGGAATTTTAAATGAACTTTAA
- a CDS encoding heavy metal translocating P-type ATPase — protein MNNNNACCESGCHCSKEKESKHSKKIDLALTIIGVFLFAAAFIFAMPEKISLVLFLSAYTIIGRNVLISSFKNILHGEIFDENFLMCVATIAAISTGYYEESVAVMLFYRIGMFFEDKAVSKSKNSISSLMDMRPDFANLQTQNGVIKVSPEDVSIGNLIIVKAGEKIPLDGTVTNGSASIDASSLTGESILQDVCEGSQVLSGSVNKNGFLTVKVTKIFSQSTVSKILDLVENATHKKSVSEKFISKFAKYYTPAVVFLALCIAVVPPLFIADAAFNLWINKAIIFLIISCPCALVISVPLTFFAGLGSASKHGILIKGSNYLEALNSAQTFVFDKTSTLTKGKFKVDSVAAANGFDKETVLKYAAFAESHSNHPAAVAIVKAFAQKIDNLQIKNFSEIAGKGIKADISGKEVLAGNYNFLQSEGIDASQHAVAQSAVYVAIDKKFAGFITVADEIKPDSKETVSYLKNLYAKKTVMLTGDAQPAAFKIAETIGIDKFYAGLLPHQKLEKLNKIKNESSKKDKIVFVGDGINDAPVLAGADIGIAMGALGSDAAIEAADIVLMTDEPSKIITALKIARKTQNVVWQNIIFALGIKVVIMALGITGIANMVEAVFGDVGVTVIAVLNSMRALKLNDKK, from the coding sequence ATGAATAACAATAACGCCTGCTGCGAAAGCGGCTGCCATTGTTCAAAAGAAAAAGAAAGCAAACATTCTAAAAAAATAGATTTGGCGCTTACGATAATAGGAGTTTTTTTATTTGCCGCTGCGTTTATTTTTGCCATGCCTGAAAAAATTTCTTTAGTTTTATTTCTATCCGCATACACTATTATAGGCCGCAACGTGCTTATATCTTCTTTCAAAAATATTTTGCACGGAGAAATTTTTGATGAAAACTTTTTAATGTGCGTTGCGACAATAGCCGCAATATCCACCGGATATTACGAAGAGTCCGTAGCGGTTATGCTTTTTTACCGCATAGGAATGTTTTTTGAAGACAAAGCCGTTTCAAAATCTAAAAACTCTATTTCAAGTTTAATGGATATGCGTCCGGATTTTGCAAATTTACAAACGCAAAACGGAGTTATAAAAGTTTCGCCTGAAGACGTTTCTATAGGCAATTTAATAATAGTAAAAGCCGGCGAAAAAATTCCTTTGGACGGCACGGTAACAAACGGCAGCGCATCAATAGACGCTTCTTCTCTGACGGGAGAATCAATTTTGCAGGACGTTTGCGAAGGCTCGCAGGTTCTATCAGGGTCTGTAAATAAAAACGGATTTCTTACCGTAAAAGTTACAAAAATTTTCTCGCAATCTACGGTTTCAAAAATTTTAGATCTTGTTGAAAACGCAACTCATAAAAAATCTGTTTCCGAAAAGTTTATATCAAAATTTGCAAAATACTATACGCCGGCGGTAGTTTTTTTAGCTTTATGTATAGCTGTTGTCCCGCCGCTTTTTATAGCGGACGCAGCTTTTAACCTGTGGATTAACAAAGCGATAATTTTTCTTATAATTTCGTGCCCGTGCGCTTTGGTAATATCCGTTCCGCTAACTTTTTTTGCTGGGCTTGGCTCTGCGTCAAAACACGGTATTCTTATAAAAGGTTCAAACTATCTTGAAGCTTTAAACTCCGCTCAAACTTTTGTTTTTGATAAAACGAGCACCCTGACAAAAGGAAAATTTAAAGTTGACTCTGTTGCTGCCGCAAACGGTTTTGATAAGGAAACCGTTTTAAAATACGCGGCGTTTGCCGAGAGCCATTCCAACCACCCCGCGGCTGTTGCAATAGTTAAAGCTTTTGCGCAAAAAATAGACAATCTGCAAATTAAAAATTTTTCTGAAATTGCCGGCAAAGGCATAAAAGCCGATATTTCAGGCAAAGAAGTTTTAGCCGGAAATTACAATTTTTTACAATCCGAAGGCATTGACGCAAGCCAACATGCCGTAGCGCAATCTGCGGTTTACGTTGCCATAGATAAAAAATTTGCGGGTTTTATAACCGTCGCCGACGAAATTAAGCCGGATTCAAAAGAAACAGTTTCGTATTTAAAAAACTTATATGCCAAAAAAACAGTAATGCTTACCGGCGACGCGCAGCCTGCCGCGTTTAAAATTGCCGAAACAATAGGCATAGATAAATTTTACGCCGGTTTATTGCCGCATCAAAAGCTTGAAAAGCTAAACAAAATAAAAAACGAAAGTTCTAAAAAAGACAAAATTGTTTTTGTTGGCGACGGAATAAACGACGCGCCGGTTTTGGCGGGCGCGGATATAGGCATAGCCATGGGCGCATTGGGAAGCGACGCCGCAATTGAGGCGGCCGACATTGTTTTAATGACCGACGAACCGTCAAAAATAATAACGGCTCTTAAAATTGCCCGCAAAACACAAAACGTAGTTTGGCAAAATATAATCTTTGCGCTGGGGATAAAAGTTGTAATAATGGCCTTGGGAATTACAGGTATTGCCAACATGGTAGAAGCCGTTTTTGGCGATGTAGGCGTAACCGTAATAGCCGTTTTAAATTCCATGCGCGCCTTAAAACTAAATGACAAAAAATAA
- a CDS encoding HlyD family secretion protein has protein sequence MKFLKLFIAAAMIFSVAACSQKSKTQIGEIDASEIDVGAKVPGRLAEVFVSEGESVKKGQILARLEGKELDAKLKTVNAALQEAQDQYDLAEKTYNRMKNLYAQKVIAKQQFDEITYKYNAAKQKVQAVRGQKDEVMAYYAELTLTAPIDGEVIQIISNPGELVSTGYPILTIMNTQNMWAVFNIREDDLKNIIKGKTFEVTVPALDKKYAMKVTYISALGTFASWKPTARQGDYDLKTFEVRLTPDEKIENLRPAMTATFTAK, from the coding sequence ATGAAATTTTTAAAATTATTTATTGCGGCAGCTATGATTTTTTCCGTTGCGGCATGTTCCCAAAAGTCAAAAACGCAAATCGGAGAAATTGACGCTTCCGAAATTGACGTAGGCGCAAAAGTTCCCGGAAGGCTTGCCGAAGTTTTTGTTTCCGAGGGAGAAAGCGTTAAAAAAGGGCAAATTCTTGCGCGCCTTGAAGGCAAAGAGCTTGACGCAAAACTTAAAACCGTCAACGCGGCTTTACAGGAAGCCCAAGACCAATACGACCTTGCGGAAAAAACTTACAATAGAATGAAAAATTTATACGCACAAAAAGTTATAGCAAAACAACAGTTTGACGAAATAACTTATAAATACAACGCCGCAAAACAAAAAGTTCAAGCGGTACGCGGGCAAAAAGACGAAGTTATGGCTTACTACGCGGAACTTACGTTAACCGCTCCCATAGACGGAGAAGTTATTCAGATTATATCCAACCCGGGAGAACTTGTATCTACGGGTTACCCTATTCTTACAATTATGAATACGCAAAACATGTGGGCTGTTTTTAATATAAGAGAAGACGATTTAAAAAATATTATAAAAGGCAAAACTTTTGAAGTTACCGTGCCGGCGCTGGATAAAAAATACGCAATGAAAGTAACATACATTTCAGCTCTCGGAACTTTCGCGTCGTGGAAACCAACCGCCCGTCAAGGCGACTACGATTTAAAAACTTTTGAAGTACGTTTAACTCCGGATGAAAAAATAGAAAACTTAAGGCCCGCAATGACAGCAACGTTTACGGCAAAGTAA
- the creD gene encoding cell envelope integrity protein CreD yields MKKINFMIILKAVVIGALILLMLIPLALVSNTIKGRLEYKNEATAKITKAWGDQILIAAPILNLPYTVAVKDKDEKIVSYKTEYAKFAPQDLNVDVNIISQTRYIGIFEVPVFVAEITMKGNFENIRDIANFKTAESFISLEINDLKGISTPEFLWNGKNANFEPSVKASPLAVRIPYTREYSPKSSYTRYNDYEETQILKSLSSKISLKNGSNNFEIKFSIKGSQAISFIPLAKDNNFRIRSQWTNPNFSGNFLPDTKEINGEGFDASWRINYLASAIPHRLDGANLSSALFTTSLLIPVDSYRAAERATKYGILFIILTFIACFVFETTRKKSIHPFQYLLVGFAMSVFYILLLSISEFIPFGFAYLIAAAAIISMITLYAKFAIAKTSTLKQTAAIAGAFAVLYGYLYILLQLQDMALIFGAIGLFAALAVMMYATRNINWYK; encoded by the coding sequence ATGAAAAAAATTAATTTTATGATTATCCTGAAAGCTGTGGTTATAGGCGCCTTAATTTTGCTTATGCTTATACCCTTGGCGCTTGTAAGCAACACAATAAAAGGCAGGCTTGAATACAAAAACGAAGCCACCGCAAAAATTACAAAAGCGTGGGGCGACCAAATTTTAATTGCCGCTCCTATATTAAACCTTCCATATACCGTTGCCGTAAAAGATAAAGATGAAAAAATAGTAAGCTATAAAACAGAATACGCAAAATTTGCTCCGCAAGATTTAAACGTTGACGTAAATATTATATCGCAGACAAGATACATCGGCATTTTTGAAGTGCCGGTATTTGTTGCGGAAATAACGATGAAAGGCAACTTTGAAAATATCCGCGATATCGCAAATTTCAAAACGGCGGAATCTTTTATATCGCTTGAAATTAACGACTTAAAAGGAATATCAACCCCTGAATTTTTATGGAACGGCAAAAACGCAAACTTTGAACCTTCCGTGAAAGCGTCTCCTTTGGCGGTAAGAATTCCTTACACTCGCGAGTATTCGCCAAAATCTTCTTACACAAGATATAACGATTACGAAGAAACTCAAATTTTAAAATCGCTCAGTTCAAAAATTTCTTTAAAAAACGGCTCAAACAATTTTGAAATAAAGTTTTCAATAAAAGGCAGCCAAGCTATAAGCTTTATACCTTTGGCAAAAGACAACAATTTCCGCATACGTTCACAGTGGACAAACCCGAATTTCTCCGGCAATTTTTTGCCTGATACTAAAGAAATAAACGGCGAGGGCTTTGACGCGTCATGGCGCATAAATTATCTTGCAAGCGCAATACCGCATAGACTTGACGGCGCAAACCTTTCATCTGCTTTATTTACAACTTCGCTTTTAATTCCCGTTGACAGCTACAGAGCCGCCGAAAGAGCCACAAAATACGGAATACTTTTTATAATTCTTACATTCATTGCCTGCTTTGTTTTTGAAACTACGCGCAAGAAAAGCATACACCCTTTCCAATATCTTTTGGTTGGTTTTGCAATGTCGGTATTTTATATTTTGCTGCTTTCAATTTCGGAGTTTATACCGTTTGGCTTTGCCTATCTTATTGCGGCGGCTGCCATAATAAGCATGATTACGCTTTACGCAAAATTCGCAATAGCAAAAACTTCAACGCTAAAACAAACCGCGGCAATAGCCGGAGCGTTTGCGGTTTTATACGGATACCTATATATATTGTTGCAGCTACAGGACATGGCGCTTATTTTCGGAGCCATCGGACTTTTTGCGGCGCTTGCGGTAATGATGTATGCAACAAGAAATATCAACTGGTATAAATAA
- a CDS encoding ABC transporter permease has protein sequence MNFKSLKNVVTREFKKIFLTPDMLLICIAAPIFYALLFCGLYAKQRALDINIAAINSDHTSVSRKFLRYADASPELKIAHVYSSPNEALSQIFSDNINAFYFIPKGFDANLKKGKSVPIYAAATGTNFLAASTALRKFSLLSLEFPKKEFVKILTDKGYSYKAASAAFVPLSADIRHIYNPEMNYSDFLLPCLMFIVLQQILIVAICTSVTVEKKKDTTKELYETAGKSFTIAFLGKCLPYILLGLALNIINIFIFLPMDAMYASSLTGLFVISAAFTVAVSCFAMLISIFFKSPEMSMAVLMFYSLPTTMLSGVIWPHHALPWTLKIASYIFPSTYAFNELRLFILGDISVKYAVFPAVTLIIFAAVCFALTYLISLKRRKFLSI, from the coding sequence ATGAACTTTAAATCTCTAAAAAACGTTGTTACGCGCGAATTTAAAAAAATATTTTTAACTCCTGATATGCTTTTAATATGTATAGCCGCGCCTATTTTTTACGCTCTGCTTTTTTGCGGACTTTACGCAAAGCAAAGAGCCTTAGACATAAACATTGCAGCTATTAATTCCGACCACACAAGCGTTTCAAGAAAGTTTCTGCGCTACGCGGACGCGTCGCCGGAATTAAAAATAGCGCATGTATATTCTTCGCCAAACGAAGCTTTGTCGCAAATTTTTTCAGATAATATAAACGCTTTCTATTTTATTCCCAAAGGTTTTGACGCAAACTTAAAAAAAGGAAAAAGTGTTCCTATTTACGCCGCGGCAACCGGAACCAATTTTTTAGCGGCAAGCACGGCGTTAAGAAAATTCTCGCTGCTTTCGCTTGAGTTTCCAAAAAAAGAATTTGTAAAAATACTTACAGACAAAGGCTATTCATACAAAGCGGCAAGCGCGGCGTTTGTTCCGCTGTCGGCCGATATCAGACATATATATAACCCCGAAATGAATTATTCCGACTTTTTGCTGCCGTGCCTTATGTTTATAGTTTTGCAGCAAATATTAATTGTGGCAATATGCACAAGCGTTACCGTTGAAAAGAAAAAAGATACAACCAAAGAGCTATACGAAACCGCCGGAAAAAGTTTTACAATTGCATTTTTAGGAAAGTGTCTGCCGTATATTTTACTTGGCTTGGCGCTAAACATTATAAATATTTTTATTTTCCTGCCCATGGACGCCATGTATGCGTCTTCGCTTACCGGTTTGTTTGTAATATCTGCGGCTTTTACCGTAGCGGTTTCATGCTTTGCAATGCTTATTTCAATATTTTTTAAATCGCCCGAAATGTCTATGGCGGTTTTAATGTTTTACTCGCTTCCTACGACAATGCTTTCCGGGGTTATATGGCCTCACCACGCGCTGCCGTGGACTTTAAAAATTGCGTCGTATATTTTTCCCTCAACATATGCTTTTAACGAACTTCGGCTTTTTATTTTGGGCGACATAAGCGTTAAATACGCAGTTTTTCCGGCGGTAACATTGATAATTTTTGCCGCGGTTTGTTTTGCCCTTACATATTTAATTTCTTTAAAACGCCGGAAATTTTTATCTATTTGA
- a CDS encoding DUF6694 family lipoprotein — MKKLFLCAVCAIFLFACSNGFGGQPKIDASSIESITTSLNAIRASLPEEKKEAFEGALIATIFYAVMTDLGNSTAGQKEKTEEEVLQIYKKYLNGKTADQIIVQAEELQEKPGLNK, encoded by the coding sequence ATGAAGAAATTATTTTTGTGCGCTGTGTGCGCAATATTTTTATTTGCATGTTCAAACGGATTCGGAGGTCAACCTAAAATTGACGCGTCAAGCATAGAATCTATTACAACATCTCTTAACGCTATACGCGCTTCTTTACCGGAAGAAAAAAAAGAAGCTTTTGAAGGCGCGCTTATAGCAACTATATTTTATGCGGTAATGACAGATTTAGGAAATTCAACTGCGGGGCAAAAAGAGAAAACAGAAGAAGAAGTATTGCAAATATATAAAAAATATTTGAACGGCAAAACAGCAGACCAAATAATAGTGCAAGCGGAAGAATTACAGGAAAAGCCGGGACTTAATAAATAA
- a CDS encoding ArsR/SmtB family transcription factor, whose protein sequence is MAKSKDALICDCKVIHKHTVTKVKRAMPREEKLYDLAEFFKIFGDSTRIKILCALVANEMCVCDLAALLNMTKSSISHQLRILKQARLVKYRKEGKIVFYCPCDEHIQKIFNEGFNHINE, encoded by the coding sequence ATGGCTAAATCTAAAGACGCTTTAATTTGCGACTGCAAGGTAATACATAAACATACGGTAACTAAAGTAAAACGCGCAATGCCGCGAGAAGAAAAACTTTACGACTTGGCCGAATTTTTTAAAATTTTCGGCGATTCCACAAGAATAAAAATACTTTGCGCTTTAGTTGCAAACGAAATGTGCGTTTGCGATTTAGCCGCGCTGTTAAATATGACAAAAAGTTCTATTTCTCATCAGTTAAGAATTTTAAAGCAAGCGCGACTTGTGAAATACAGAAAAGAAGGAAAAATAGTTTTTTACTGCCCCTGCGACGAGCACATACAAAAAATATTTAACGAAGGCTTTAACCATATTAACGAATAA